DNA from Acidimicrobiia bacterium:
AGCACACCTTCACCGCTCCCGGGGTGGTCGATTATGTGTGTTCCATCCACCCCACCATGACCGGGGAGATCACCGTCGAAGGTTGAACCGGAAATAGAGAGCGATCGATGGGGCCGGCCTTCGGGCCGGCCCTGTCGTGTCAGGAGAGCAGCAGCTTGTCGAGCCGCCGGGCCGTTATCGCGACCCCAACCGCCCCCATCCCTATCAGGAAGCCGAGATGCCCGGCGATGCTCCAGTCGAACGACCCGAGGGTGCACGCGCGGATGAGCTCGACCCCGTGGTAGAGCGGCGAAAAGCGGGCGATCGTCTGGATCGCTTCCGGATAGACGTCGAGCGGATAGAAGGTCCCTGAGAAGAGGAACAGCGGCAGCGTGACCATGTTCACCAGGTCGAAGTCCTGCCACGACTTCATGAAGGTGGTGGCAGTCATCCCCACCGCGGCGAAGGCGAATCCGATGAGAACCGCGGCCGGGACGGCCATGACCGCCCACGCCGAATGCACATAGCCGAAGGCCGTGATGACGACCAGGAATGCCACGGCG
Protein-coding regions in this window:
- a CDS encoding ABC transporter permease, with the protein product MSATLHPRVIPPFMPGSALRMLERSFLVYRRIWVIVFSGFFEPVFYLFSIGVGIGKLVGDVPGPDGTMVAYAAFVAPALLAASAMNGAVYESTFNIFFKLRYGKVYDAILSTPMLPRHIAVGEIAWSLGRGLLYAVAFLVVITAFGYVHSAWAVMAVPAAVLIGFAFAAVGMTATTFMKSWQDFDLVNMVTLPLFLFSGTFYPLDVYPEAIQTIARFSPLYHGVELIRACTLGSFDWSIAGHLGFLIGMGAVGVAITARRLDKLLLS